The genomic DNA CAAGGACTCCAACTACTGTAAGAAACTTCCCACATATCTCTGTACTTATTCCATACAACACATTTGTGCGACAGATGTCCTGAAACAACAGTACTATTCTTTTATAGCCGTCAAGGAAACCCAAGGCTTCTTCCCTCTGAATCACCCACAAAACCACCTGGCAAGAGTTTTCCAGTTGTAATTGTTGCATCAGTTGTTTCTGCAGCCATCGTCCTCATTGTTGTAGTGGTTCTCGTTCTTTTTCTCCGAAAGAAAAAGCCGACTGATGAAGGTAGGTATTTGCAAGGAGAGATATATCAAATAAGAACCAATAGAGCTAATGAATATGATTTATGCTAACCCTAAATTCTGATTTAACAGTTATTCACCCGCCGCCACCAAGTAATGTGACATATAGTTATTTACCTGAGCCATCAATCGAGATGAAAAAGAGGAGGTTTCCTTATTCAGAGGTTatgaaaatgacaaataatTTCGAAAGAGTAGTAGGGGAAGGAGGATTTGGTGTTGTCTGTCACGGTACTGTAAATGGTTCTGAACAGGTAGCTGTTAAGCTACTGTCTCAATCATCAACTCAAGGCTATAAAGAGTTCAAGGCAGAGGTATTAATTAGTACATTAAGtacaataatttgtttttttaacatcacttatggatttttttttttttttacattaggttgatcttcttctgaGAGTTCACCATACAAACTTGGTAAGCCTTGTAGGATATTGCGATGAAAGAGACCACTTAGCACTCATCTACGAATATGTACCCAATGGAGACTTAAGACAACATCTGTCAGGTAAAAACTTGGTGTATTCTTAAGGTTTCATATGTTTCATGAACTCATGAAAACACAGTTGTTTCTCCCGCAAACATGATAGGATATTAGGATCTAATGATTTATTAAACAGGAAAAGGAGGTAAACCCATCGTCAATTGGGGTACTCGGCTAAGAATAGCTGCGGAGGCAGCACTAGGTTTGTACAAAGTTACATTGTAGAACTAGAATCTACTAATCCTACAATATCAATCATTTCATATGGAGGAATCATTTGCATAGGTTTGGAGTACTTACACATTGGATGCACACCACCAATGGTTCACAGAGATGTCAAAACTACAAACATATTGTTGGACGAGCATTATAAGGCCAAACTCGCTGATTTTGGGCTCTCGAGGTCTTTCCCAGTTGGAGGTGACTCTCATGTTTCGACGGTGGTTGCTGGTACTCCTGGTTACCTTGATCCAGAGTAAGTATCAACAGTTTTCACACTACAAAGTCAATTGCGCTGAAACTTTTCTCTCCATTCTTCAATGCTTGAAGAGACTAAACCTTGTTCTTGCCTTGCAGATATTACCACACAAGCCGGTTAGGTGAGAAAAGTGATGTGTACAGTTTTGGGATTGTGCTATTGGAAATGATCTCTAATCAACCAGTGATTGATCGAAACCGCGCAAAGTCTCACATAACACAATGGGTTGGGTCTCAGCTAAACGGAGGAGATATTGCTAAGATCATGGATCCAAAGCTAAACGGGGATTATGATTCTCGCTCTGCTTGGAGAGCTCTTGAGCTAGCAATGTCGTGCGCGGATCCAACTTCAGTAAAACGACCAACCATGTCTCATGTTGTTATCGAATTAAAAGAGTGTCTTGTGACTGAAAACTCGAGGAGAAATATGAGTCGAGGCATGGATTCACTGAGTTCCCCTGAAGTGAGCATGATCTTTGATAGTGAGATGACTCCTAGAGCAAGATAGTTTGTGCTGCAAGTAACACTATTTTTATGAACCCACTCAACGATACTTACTTGTGGACCTTTCGTTTGCTCTGTTTGTGATTTGAGTGCTGGTGTGTATATATGTGGTTTGAAAACACTTATTAATGTATCGACTGAACTGTgttcttgtgttcttgtgtTCTTGAGTACCAcgaaattttttgattttgctttgaCCATCGGTCACTGGCGCCGtacaaaaaccctaacttttttttgttggtatcaACAAAACCTTAATTGAATCATGTTCTGTAATGTTTTGTTGGGCTTGTGGACTTAGTGTGGCCCATCTTAGAGGGTATTGTTGTTGTAAAATAAGAAACTGAAACGTTTTCTCTATGATTCTCTTTTTCAATCTCATTCTTCTAATAAAAGTGTTCAAAATCTGTAAAGTGTTGAATGACCTGCACTTTCAGCTTGAAatcaacaaaaccctaacttcaCTATTTGTGAATGTCGATTATTGAACAAATGATGAGTTCTCACCGCCAGGAACTACTGAAGGCAAAGAGCGCTCTTCTCTTTCCCTTGACGCCTGCAGGTTTCGCCGCCGTAGATGGTCGTTTTCTCTTGGACTCGCTCGCTACGGACTGGGGGTCATCCAAAAAACAGGTTATTATAGGTTTACTAAAATATGTAAGTGGGAGAGGTTATCTTAACCAATCAAAAAGTCAACGACCATTGACTATTCCTCAAGAGTTTCTTCGTGCTGTCATAGTGCTGaacaagtctggtctgttgCTTGATTGATTCATTCTTTCTAAGTTTTATACTAATACCAGTTGCATATTGCCTGACCAGGAAATAATAACTAGACTGATGTACACAGTTTTCATGATAGTGATGTTGGAACATTTATCTCccttttattcttcttcctccaatggTGTAGTtgcattataaaaaaacaacctCTTAATAATCACCCATATTGTTTAAGCTCAAGGTCTAATTGTTTATTTCATGCTGATCACCTAGTGTACGTGCTTGGTAATATCTTAGTCAGCagcatatatatagatcattgTGTGCCTAGTGCTATATTTGTGGGTTCTCACTTTATATTCATATGATTGAAACAAAGTCAGGTCTACTACATATATGTAAGTCAACGACTATAAGAATGTCAACTCTTTCTGAACATTTCTTCATGCATCATTGTGGTGAGTCTAGTGGCTATTAAATCCAATATATTTCTTGTGTGATTGACGGATTCTTCCAAGGTAAATTGCTTGTTGGCTGACCAAGAAACTTTACTGATGTCCAATACCACAGATGACCTCAGTCAAGCTCATAATAGTAATGTTGGAAAATATATAGTTATCctcttatccttcttcttcttctcatggtGAAGTTGCATTGAAAACAcattttactctctcttttttttctgttcattGACTTGAAAAAGCCTTTGCTTTTAGTTTTTGCTTATATATTCTCTTGTTATCTTCCAGAGCTTGGGCAACAATTTTCTTGATTTGTCATTGGTAGGTAAGAGAAGATGGAGAGGTCTCTTAGGCTTTTGTTGCTGCTAATCGGAACTTTGGCCATCATTCATATTGCTCAAGCTCAGAGCCAACAAGGTATCCTTATTACTATCTTGATTCTTAAAACGTACTTCTATTTGGCAattcatatgttttctttttaaacagtCATTTTCCATGTCTCGTAACAGGGTTTATCAGTTTGGACTGTGGTCTACCCCCAAATGAACCGTCTCCTTATAAAGAGCCAAGGACCGGACTACAGTTCATATCGGACGCAACATTCATCCAGACTGGAAAACTTGGTAGAATCCAAGCAAATCGAGAGGCTGAGTTCCTGAAGCCGTCAACTACGCTGAGATACTTTCCAGAAGGAACACGGAACTGCTACAATCTAAACGTCGAGAAGGGAAGAAATCATCTGATCAGGGCTAGGTTTGTATATGGAAACTATGATGGTCTTGACATTGCCCCCACGTTTGATCTGTATCTTGGACCTAATCCATGGGCCACGGTAGATTTGCAAAAGCAAGTGAATGGTTCACGTCCTGAGATCTTGCACATTCCTACATCAAACAAGTTGCAGATTTGTCTCGTTAAGACCGGGGAAACTACACCGTTGATATCGGTCTTGGAAGTACGGCCTATGGGAAAAGATTCTTATCTCACCAAGTCTGGTTCTCTGAAATTTTACTATCGAGAATATTTTAGCAAGTCCGCTCCTTCTTTAAGGTATCAACTTTAGCTGAACACCATCTCCTCTGTTTCGCTACTTGTtctgttttcctctgttttgctctgtttgttTTGGCTCTGTTCTCCTTTGCTAAAACGAAGTTGTTTGTACCCTCAGGTACCCGGATGATGTCTATGACCGTCAATGGACTTCGTTCTTCGAGAAAGAGTGGACACAAATTTCCACTACTAGCGATGTAGGCAACTCCAATGACTACCAGCCACCGAAAGTGGCGCTCACTACTGCAGCCATTCCAACTAACGCCACTGCACCATTGACGAATGTATGGGGTTCAGTAGATGTCGGTGAACAGTATTATTTGTACGCCCACTTTGCTGAGATCCAAGAGTTGCTGGCAAATGAAACCAGGGAATTCAACATGGTACTGAATGGGAAACTTTTTTATGGCCCTGTGGTTCCTCCAAAGCTATTAATAACTACTGTCCTAAGTGTAAACCCGGATACTTGCGAAGAAGGGTTATGCAATTTACAGCTGATAAGAACCAACAGATCAACTCTTCCACCTCTACTTAACGCTTATGAGGTCTACAAAGTTATTCAGTTTCCTCAGTCTGAAACAGATGAAAATGATGGTATGTGTGTTTCAAAATTATGCTTTCTTATGATCCTTtggaaacaaaatcataaaagcTAAAGAGTATCCTAACATTACCAAAACATTTATGTCAGTTGCTGCTGTGAAAAACATCCAAACCACGTATGGATTGAGTAGAATCAATTGGCAGAGCGATCCATGCGTCCCTCTACAGTTTATGTGGGACGGTTTAAACTGCAGCATCACTGATATCTCCACGCCACCAAGAATCACTACTTTGTAAGGCATAAGTGAGGCTCACTAGTGTACACGCGCACACACACATCAAGATCTATAAGTGATCATGATCATTATTGAAtgtggtttttaaaattttgaccagaaactTGTCTTCAAGTGGTTTAACCGGAACCATAGCAGCTGCCTTTCAAAATCTTACCACACTGGAAAAGCTGTAAGTATGTCTATTGCTGATCAAGTTTGCAAAGAAACGGATTAAATatcatagtatatatatactttcttgCATACTTTAGGGACTTGTCGAATAATAACTTGACCGGTGAGGTGCCAGAATTTCTAGGCAACATGAAATCGTTGTTGGTCATGTAAGTTTCTTGCAAACATATTTTCCAGTGGTTTTCAAGTTCTACCTCGGATCATGTTCATGTATGTTAtcaaaatttctctttttacGCAGAAATTTAAGCGGGAACGATCTTAACGGTACAATTCCTCAATCTCTACAAAGGAAAGGACTCGAGCTATCGTAAGAAACTTCCCACATAATTTATCAACCTTTCTCACACAACCTTCTTGTGTGACTTCTtaacaaactaaaaacaaaacacttgtTTCTTGTATAGTTATCAAGGAAACCCAAGGCTTATTCTCCCTGGATCACctacaaaaccacaaaaaacaaaagttcttGTGCCAATTGTTGCATCAGTTGCTTCTGCGGCCATCCTCATTGCTGTGttggttctttttcttattttcagaaagaaaaagacgTCGGCTGTTCAAGGTATATACGCAAGATTTAGACATATCAAACTAGAAAACGGATAAATCTCATTAGAACATGATTTTTACTAACCCCTAAATCTTGATCTAACAGTTGTTCACCCGCCTTCGAGTAGGCCAGCAATGGATTATACATATGCTACTCCGACGAAAAAGAGAAAGTTTACTTATCCAGAGGTTATGAATATGACAAATAATTTCGAAAGAGTTGTAGGCGAAGGAGGATTTGGCGTTGTCTGTCACGGTACTGTAAATGGTTTGGAACAGGTAGCTGTTAAACTACTGTCTCAATCATCAACGCAAGGCTATAAAGAGTTCAAGGCAGAGGTATTAATTAGTACATTATATTACCAACTactatctgtttttttttttaacatcactTATggatttgtctttgtttttttttttttttttcattaggttgatcttcttctgaGAGTCCACCATACAAATTTGGTAAGCCTTGTAGGATATTGCGATGAAGGAGAACACTTAGCACTCATCTACGAATACGTACCCAATGGGGACTTAAGACAACATCTGTCAGGTAAAACTTGGTGTATTTTTAAGGTTTCATATGTTTTAGGAACACATGAAGAAACAGTTGTTCTTCCTGCAACATGAAAGGCTCTAATCGTATACTAATATACAGGAAAAGGAGGTAAAACCATCGTCATCAATTGGGGTACTCGGCTAAGAATAGCTGCGGAGGCAGCACAAGGTTTGTACCAAGTTACATTGTAGAACTAGAATCCCTTAATCCTACAATAAATCATTTCATATGGATGAATCATTTGCATAGGTTTGGAGTACTTACACATTGGATGCACACCACCAATGGTTCACAGAGATGTCAAAACTACAAACATATTGTTGGACGAGCATTATAAGGCCAAACTCGCTGATTTTGGGCTCTCGAGGTCTTTCCCAGTTGGAGGTGACTCTCATGTTTCGACGGTGGTTGCTGGTACTCCTGGTTACCTTGATCCAGAGTAAGTATCAACAGTTTTCACACTACAAAGTCAATTGCGCTGAAACTTTTCTCTCCATTCTTCAATGCTTGAAGAGACTAAACCTTGTTCTTGCCTTGCAGATATTACCACACAAGCCGGTTAGGTGAGAAAAGTGATGTGTACAGTTTTGGGATTGTGCTATTGGAAATGATCTCTAATCAACCAGTGATTGATCGAAACCGCGCAAAGTCTCACATAACACAATGGGTTGAGTCTCAGCTTAACGGTGGAGATATTGCTAAGATCATGGATCCAAAGCTGAACGGAGACTATGATTCTCTCTCTGCCTGGAGAGCTCTCGAACTGGCAATGTCGTGCGCAAATCCTACTTCAGCAAAGCGACCAACCATGTCTCATGTTGTTATTGAACTAAAAGAGTGTCTTGTGTCTGAAAACTCGAGGAGAAATATGAGTCGAGGCATGGATTCACTGAGTTCCCCTGAAGTGAGCATGATCTTTGATAGTGAGATGACTCCTAGAGCAAGATAGTTTGTGATGCAAGTAACACAATTGTTATGAACCCAGACCTTTCGTGTGCTCTGtttgtatttttacttttttatatagtttttgttacTGTGGTTTGAAAACACTTTATTTTAAGTCAAAATTAATGTATCGTCTGAAGTGTGTTCTTGTCAAAGGGAAATGAAAATGTTAcagtataaattaaatttaaatgttaGAAATCGTTGTCGGTggtaatttgtaaattttgtaattgtaattcaaataatttaacGAACGCATATGAAAAGTTTCAAAAGAATTTGATGGCGCAATTTATTTTACAAGTTTCAAAATATTGGCGCTTCACTACCGCTAAAACGTGGCGCCGCATGTAATACACAAACGATTCTTATTGGCTATAACTCCTTCACGCAGATCACTAATATTCACCGTTGATTAAAATAAATCGACGGCTCACATATCTTCTTATTAACTACACGGATCGCCATCTCAGCCGTTAGATCTAATCGCTCAAAGTAACAAGGCTCTCCGTCTTTACCTATAAAACCAAATCTCACATCTTTACTCACACAAATCAACTTCAAccgttcttcttcatcttctagcTTTAAAATCTTCTCGAGAAGAAAACCTAATTcgtctctgaaaaaaaaatgtcgggTCGTGGAAAGGGAGGAAAAGGATTGGGGAAAGGAGGAGCGAAGCGTCACAGGAAGGTTCTGAGAGACAACATCCAAGGAATCACTAAGCCTGCGATCCGGAGGTTGGCTCGTAGAGGTGGAGTCAAGCGTATCAGTGGTCTCATCTACGAGGAGACACGTGGCGTCCTCAAGATCTTTTTGGAGAACGTGATCCGTGATGCTGTTACCTACACCGAGCACGCTAGGAGGAAGACTGTCACCGCCATGGATGTTGTCTACGCTCTCAAGAGGCAAGGAAGGACTCTTTACGGATTCGGCGGTTAAGGAGAATCgcgtttgtgtgttttttctgGGCTTGTTGTTTACTTAGCGGCGTATTCTTCTGGGAATTTCTAATCAAATCAATGTTAGCTTCTGCGTTTGCgtttttactttggtttttttcCGGTTTGGCGTTTCGTTCTCGTTTTATGTAATTACGCCTTTTCGTTTAGTGAAATATAAATCGAAGTAAGTTTCAGTTAATTGCGTTGTGTCTACCAAATTGCGTTTAATTAGCTGGTGATAATTGCTTCAATTTTGCAACTGCATAGAAGAGAAACCATATGAACTCGAgcgtttaaaaatcaaatcggcGAACATTGAATCTGTGATTTGACGATATGGCGATTTCAGCGACCTGACATGAATTTAAGGAACGACGCCGCATTTGAAGATGGTTCGGTATTGGTTAAGATGTATCAGCTTAtggaaaaccaaaacaaaaccggTACATGTTTTGGTTATTGAATAAAAATCATAGTCTAATAATCATTACTTTATgtacacacaaaacaaaatattcttaTCGTCCCTCAGATTTGATCAGCTGGGAGAAAACTTTACTCATGGAAACACCTGAAAGATCACTAACACtagactcttcctcttcttgaatcTTTCCTTCTCTAGCTACAGAAACGTTAACTCTCGTGTCTCCATGGTTAAAATCATTGAACCGTAGAGGTAACTCACCGATCATGTTCGTGCTGTTATCTTCTTCTGGATCACCATCAACAACAGCATCTTGTAGCTGCAAAGCGTATTCAAGATTCCACAACACATCTCCCATTGATGGTCTATCAACTCCATAGTCAGCTAAACATTTCTCCACTGTTTCACCAAACTTCCTAAGCGAATCTGGTCTGATCTTACCTCGAAGTGATGGATCAATGATGTGTTCAAGCTGTCCTTTGTTTTGCCATTTCATCGCCCATTCCGCAAGGTTCACCATTTCTCTAGTGAGCGTCGGGTCTATAACAGGTCTTGCGCAGAGAACTTCGAACATAACGACTCCGAAAGAGTACACGTCTGACTTCTCTGTGAGCTGTTGTCTTCTGAAGTATTCAGGATCGAGATACCCGAAACTTCCTTTGACCGCGGTACTCACATGAGTCTGATCTATCTCAGGTCCGGTCTTAGACAGTCCAAAGTCTGCAACTTTAGCCATGAGATTCTCGTCGAGTAATATGTTGGCGGATTTCACATCTCTGTGAATCACGGGTTTCGAGTCACCGGTATGGAGATAATGCAGTCCTCTAGCTGATCCAATACATATCTCAAGACGTTGCTTCCAACTCAAGCTAGGTAGATTCGAGCCGTAAAGATGACTCTTGAGTGTTCCATTCTCCATATATTCGTAAACCAGAATCATCTCGTTGTTCTCGTCGCAGTAACCGATCAGAGAAACCAAATGGCGATGACGGAACTGAGATAACGTTTCTATTTCTGTCTTGAACTCTGCAAAACCTTGCTGAGACTTAGGGTTACCTCTTTTGACAGCTACTTTCATACCGTCACGAAGCTCTCCTTTGTACACTTTACCAAAACCGCCAACTCCAATAGCTCGGTTCTCGTCAAAGCTATTTGTAGCTTCTTTAACCGCTGCTAAAGGAATCCGATAACTTGAATTAGAATTTATACTTGCTATTGTAGTTCCATT from Camelina sativa cultivar DH55 chromosome 2, Cs, whole genome shotgun sequence includes the following:
- the LOC104736993 gene encoding histone H4 is translated as MSGRGKGGKGLGKGGAKRHRKVLRDNIQGITKPAIRRLARRGGVKRISGLIYEETRGVLKIFLENVIRDAVTYTEHARRKTVTAMDVVYALKRQGRTLYGFGG
- the LOC104736948 gene encoding probable LRR receptor-like serine/threonine-protein kinase At5g59680, with translation MERSLRLLLLLIGTLAIIHIAQAQSQQGFISLDCGLPPNEPSPYKEPRTGLQFISDATFIQTGKLGRIQANREAEFLKPSTTLRYFPEGTRNCYNLNVEKGRNHLIRARFVYGNYDGLDIAPTFDLYLGPNPWATVDLQKQVNGSRPEILHIPTSNKLQICLVKTGETTPLISVLEVRPMGKDSYLTKSGSLKFYYREYFSKSAPSLRYPDDVYDRQWTSFFEKEWTQISTTSDVGNSNDYQPPKVALTTAAIPTNATAPLTNVWGSVDVGEQYYLYAHFAEIQELLANETREFNMVLNGKLFYGPVVPPKLLITTVLSVNPDTCEEGLCNLQLIRTNRSTLPPLLNAYEVYKVIQFPQSETDENDVAAVKNIQTTYGLSRINWQSDPCVPLQFMWDGLNCSITDISTPPRITTLNLSSSGLTGTIAAAFQNLTTLEKLDLSNNNLTGEVPEFLGNMKSLLVINLSGNDLNGTIPQSLQRKGLELSYQGNPRLILPGSPTKPQKTKVLVPIVASVASAAILIAVLVLFLIFRKKKTSAVQVVHPPSSRPAMDYTYATPTKKRKFTYPEVMNMTNNFERVVGEGGFGVVCHGTVNGLEQVAVKLLSQSSTQGYKEFKAEVDLLLRVHHTNLVSLVGYCDEGEHLALIYEYVPNGDLRQHLSGKGGKTIVINWGTRLRIAAEAAQGLEYLHIGCTPPMVHRDVKTTNILLDEHYKAKLADFGLSRSFPVGGDSHVSTVVAGTPGYLDPEYYHTSRLGEKSDVYSFGIVLLEMISNQPVIDRNRAKSHITQWVESQLNGGDIAKIMDPKLNGDYDSLSAWRALELAMSCANPTSAKRPTMSHVVIELKECLVSENSRRNMSRGMDSLSSPEVSMIFDSEMTPRAR